The DNA window GTTGTCGCCACACCTCGCGGAGCTATTCGGACTCGCCTACGACGATGGGAGGTGTGCACAGGCAGTGCCAGTCGTTGCCATTCGCGGAGCCATTCGAACTCACCCACGAGGATGGGAGACGTGCACCGGCAGTGCCAGTCACCGCCACATGTCGTGGAGCCAATTAGACTCGCTTGCGAGGATGGGAGGCACGCACCGACAGTGCCAGTCACTGCCACACCTTGTGGAGCCATTTAGACTTGCCCGTGAGGATGGGAGGCGCGCACTAGCAGTGCCAGTTGCCGCCACACCTCGTGGAGCCGTTCGGACTCACCCGTGATGATGGGAGGCGTGCACTGGCAGTGCCCATCGCTGACACACCTCACGGAGCCATTTGGACTTACCTGCGATGATGGGAGGCATGCACTGGTAGTGCCAGTCGCCGCCACACCTTGTGGAGCCATTCAGACTCGCTCATAATGATCGGAGGTGCACATTGGCAGTGGCAGTCACCGCTACACCTCATAGAGCCATTTGGACTTGCCCGCGATGATGGGTTGCGCCGTACGCCTAGCTCCTCTGCCACTTCCATCGCTGAGTGGACGGTGTCGAGCCGAGAGCTGGTGAAGCAGTGGGGCAGATCCACTAGAGCAGTGTGCCCACGATGATGGAGCTCATCGTGGATCCCTAGTGCCGCTGCCACTGCAACTTCCTAGTGTAGCCTAGCACAGGTGCCTCGGCCAACACCTCCTACACACAAGGAAGGACTGGTTGTAGGCGCGTGCCGCCTGGCCAACCACCGTCGAGCCCGACCTACCACCGGATGTTGAGGAAGCCGATCGCATCGGACTGCTGAGCGCGTCGTTAGCGTCGCCCTCACTCGACAGGCGCTATCTGTGTCGCCAAGGGTAGCCGTTGTGCCACAGGTAGCCGAAGCCGGGTCTGCCCCATTCTGGGTCCGCCAGCATCCGGAACCCACACACCGCTCCTCTAGCAAGCCGTTGGCTGCCGCATCTCGCCCGCCACGTGCCGGATCCAAGACTGGGGGCGCCGAATCTAGGCCCAGGGGATCTAGATCTGATGTATGGAGCCCGCTGTCAACCATCCTTGCGCCATGAAAAACCAAGGTCAAGAGAGGAAGAGGATGGTCACCGACACTAGCCACCGGGTGGATCCACATGCCTAGCACCGGATCTAGCCATGGCAGCCTTAGAACCGTCGCAAGCTAATGCCCACGTGCAGACTAACGGATGGAACCTAGAAGTAGAGGTGGGGGAAAACGAGGtggcgaggaagaagatgaagatgccttGCCGTCACCTTCCTCACGGACGCCGAGATTCTGATAGGCCGCTCCGACGACGGCAAGGGGAGGAGGCAGGGTGGCTTGGCCAGCCTAGCCTAGGCAGCGGCGGCGCACCCATGTGGCCCAGAGAGGACAACATGGGGGCCTCCCAAGTTCGGGgagtacatataaacttcattaacataaaagtttccaAATTCTAGGAAATAATGTGGGATGCGTAGGCAGTcgctaaggtactcaattggttgatgtgGTCTAGAAACCCAGAGGTAGTGAGCCGCAACATCTTCGTCGACATccacattgtatctataaagcATGGGCGCTTCCTGTGTAGTCttgcaaagcacaaaaatctctccacaaataGGGTCTTCAACCATTCTTGTGAAATTTTATGGTCTGAGAAGGTGACGAACATTAGCTAGAACATTCAACCCTCGCTCTTGATGAATACGACAACCCTAAGTAGCAAACAACAATTGCTGGGCTCCTGGTGCCACTCCTAGTTGCCAAAAGGCAAGCCTAGAAAtggcttcatccaaagtaatacATCTGTTGTAATGAAGAAATTactaatatgaacaaaactgatacGCAACccaaaatcaattgaatcaaatgCAAACAAGGGGGAACCGAATTTGTCTAACCTTCACTGGTCGTTGTCTAGGACGACAATGTAAGGTGTATGAGGCAGGGCAACCGATGTAGTACAGGTGAAGAAATGATGGCCTCAGAATGAAGGAGAACCACTGGATGAGGAGAACTAATTAAGGACTTCGGATGGGGTTTTTTTGTGGGACGATCCGCCGCCAAGGTGCTGATCGGGGCCGAGGGGTGTTGGGGAACGGGTCAGATGATTCTAGGTTTGTTACGAAATGGACGGTCCAGATTGATCGACACCAAGAATGGAAGACACAAAATAAGTTAAACAATGTCTGTATTAAGCCGACCATTGCCACGCTAAGACATCTGTATAATATGGTGATTGTCAGCGGTTGAACAACTAAGTACTATTAGATTCTCCTAGAAACAACCGTTGCAACCCTACATGATAGTTTATTTGTCGAGTACAAGAAAGTTTGGACGAGTAAACATACTCCCTCTATGGGTAAAAGAAATAACCATTGATCAGAATAGATTTTTTCTACTAATTCAATATAACACATACTAGATACAATTTGTACCAGTATATGATTGTACTCATCTGGAAAGTACTACATCTAAACTATTGAACCTAAACTATTAAACCTACAAAATCTAAACTACTGAATCTAAAAATGATCCTCTCTATCAGAGCGAGAGGATCatgatagtttttttttgtcaAGTAGAAGACAATTTATTTTCATTCATATACACAAAAGAAACATACTCCATCTGTCCATGAATAAATAGATTCTAAGTTTTTTTGTCGAGTAGAAGGCAGTTTCTTTTCATTCATATACATCAAAAGAAATAAACATTCGTCGAAATAGATTTTTTTTCATTAATTCATTATAACAAAAAGATACCATTTAGACGAGTATATGATTGTACTTGTCCAAAAACATAATTAACCTAAACTATTAAACCTACTAAATCTAAACTACTAAATCTAAATTTGATCCTCTATCAGAGCGAGAAGATCATGCTCGTTTCGCTTTGCTTGGGAGGAGgcgcgtcgtcgtcgttgtcgtcgtcgtcctcctcctcctcctcctcctcgtcgtcgtcgccttgtcctcctcctcctgggagctCCATGGACGACTCTTGTCAGGAGACCTTTTAGTCACTGGAGGCGTCGTCGGAGGTGGAGCGTTGCAACGGCCACTCGTGCTCCTTAGAGGACGAGTGGTTGCTGGGAAGCTAGAAGGGGTTACCCGACATTGTTGTAGTTGGAACAATGAGATGAACAAGGGGTGGTTTCAGAGGGCAATGGGCTTGAAGAATATGTAGAGTAGTGGGTACGGCTCTTCGGCTACATCCGGTGGAAGTAATGGTGAGGGGACGGTTTTGGAAGTTGGGACATCAACACTCACACTAATTTACCCCTGGTAAAACAAATGGTTTGTTTAGGGCTGGCGACCATAACGTGTATCTCAGTCAGCTCGGCGTTCCATACGACGGAGAAATGCAACCCCAATAGCACTGTTGTATCGTTCAACCGTCGTCGGTGCTAGAAGTTTCATCTGCTGGTTTGATTCTTTTCCAGGCCCCACTATCGATCGAACCGGCGGTGGAACTACATCACTGCCGCTTATGTAATAAACAACAGCGATAATGGCAATGGTGATCGCTTGATCTGTAGTAGTGAATCAACACAAATCAACAATTGGCTTGATctaatccacttcatatcatcacgtgaccttattggttccTTGATCGTAAcgtcacttgctcttcaccgttgcacccaatccatcggcaccaagtcctTGCTCTAGCTTCAttgccacatggtccatcgcacccgagcctctgacttgccctttacATTAGCACCCgagcctctaacttgccctttACGGTCCTTTATAGCCAAGCCATGtctcttgatcttcttcacctaaCCACATGacaccatgtcatgtctcatatgtaaTGAGCTCCTAAATCACACTAGTTGAGCGCTGCAACAACTCCAAGTCATTTCACCACCATGGCACATGTTGCTCACACTAGTGTACCTATGGCTAATTACCTATGTATCTcaacataaacacatattagtcttcctaagttgtcactcaattgccAAAACCAAACTACGGTCTTTCAACGTGGAGTGTAGCTCGAGTAACACCAAGGCACACACGGCGGCCCTTGGTCAGCTGCCGCCTCTTAAGGTCAGGAACCGTTTTGGTCTGGCCGAGCCCTCGGGTGTAAGTGATCGGTGCGAAGACTTACTCTTCTGGCTCATTTCCTAAGCGTTGAGGCCTCTTCCCGCGGTAGGCCTTTTGAGACCCATCAAGCCATTCATTAGTGAGGCGGAGGAGGGTGCACATgagcacacccgatgggtgtaaCCCCCCCGAGCCCCTGGCTGACTAAGAGAATCGATCAGGGGGTTAATCGGACTGTCATGGCACTAATCTGAGGATTTAAGCTACCCTATGTTTGACCTCTTTCGACATTACATGGATAGGTCGCGATGCAATGGGACTAGTGGATGTATTTGCACGTTTTTTACCCGATGGGTGAGGTATGGGTATAAAATTCCACCACAGGACTACCTAAATATAGTGAGATTGTGAAAATGAATGTGTGAATTGTGATGCACTTCTTGAGTCCTTATGTTTTTGTGTGAACTAAGAGCGTGTTTGGTTCAGAAGTTTTACCTTATTATCTATTACCAGCGGCACCTGATCACTTTGTTTATTGTTTAGTTCGGCTGCTATGTAATCAACTGACGTGGTATCAGATACCTTGCCTTTAAAACAACGATGCTGCCCACTTTCTGGCATTACGTTATCCATTGCGTGCTTCAGGCTCCACATGTGCAACTCTTTGTGAGACCGCTTTCACctgaaaccaaacaaaaaaaatgtAAGTATTGCAATGTAACAGATTGTAGTGGTAAACGATTACATTGACATTACCGTCCCAAATTTGGACCAAACAGCACCAGTTCGGTTATAAAATCTTACCCATTAATTATGCGTACGGCTAAAATTTGACGTCTCTAGCGAATGTATGCTCTGTCCCGCTTTCGctgaaaccaaacaaaaaaaaaaaggtaagtATTGCTATGTAACATATTGTAGTGGTAAACGATTACATTGACATTACCGTCCCAAATTTGGACCAAATAGCACCTTATAAAATCTTACCCATTAACTATGAGTATGGCTAAAATTTGATGTGTCTACGGAATGTATGCTCTGCCCGTACCTTAGCCAATCAGTTACCAACGCTAGGGTAGGTGACGGCAGTAGGAATTTACTCAATTCGTTAAAAATGAAACGAGCCTAAATACTCATTCTCACttctatattatttttttgttgttttgtttcatttttattgtTATCACTTTCAGGTTTGCCAATAGGCAATAGGCCAGACAGTGTAACAACAAAAACATTACTTACTCTAAAATACGGCAGACATCCCGGTCGTCACATTCGTAACGTCTCAATATCTCGTTAGGAAGAAATTAAATTTGTAGCATTCTGCAGTGTATGAAGAATCCAGTAATTGTTCAACACCAAAGTAAATTTACGTCCCATTATAAATCATTTCAGTAACGATAACAGATGTTTCAACAAATTCCCACAACAATGTTAACAGCAACATATTATAGCATTCTGCAGACGAGTCATGTGGCTAAACATCAAACATAAAGTTCTCGGCAGTAACAAGCTCGGCAATAACAAGTAGCAACCATAATTCCTCCACAAATAACACTTAGGGCAGCATTCCGCCGTACTCCAAATCAGAACTTATTCTTCCTCCTCAGCCTCCTCGAGCCATTTGACAAACGGCTCCAGAGCTTTCACGAAAGATTGCCTGCCATTATGTTACAATCATTAGGAACTGACAGAAAATACCATGCCCCAAGCTTAATTGCTACATATCATGTAGGGGCAGGAGTTTTGTGTTGTTACCTGCCCTTCGGGTTTGAACCTTTACGGAACCAAAGGAGGACAGTATCTTCAGCTAGGACATCTTGGTCGTACAGTGTTCTTATGATTTCAGGAAACAGCTTCATCAGCTTAGCATCCTCATAGCACTGCGTCTGAACTTTGTATATAAGTTCCAGTTCAAGTCTGCCACTCGTGCAAAAGGCATTCAAAAGCTCAGCCCAAGCTTTCACCTGAGTGcaaatggaaaaaaaaaacttgaacgCATCTTGATAGAGTAATAGAGGTCCTAGAAAATTGCAAGGTTGACTAATTTTAGAAAATTGCAAGGTTGACTAATTTTACAAGACCTGAAGTACCACTGCCCACATCACAGAAAAATGGAATTCAGCCATTGCAATCCTCTTGAATTTACAAATCCTTTTACTTGGAATGTATCAGTTTCTACTGCTAGTGCAGTTTGAGCTCACAACTCACACTAAAAACACAATGCTCATAGACTTAAATGTAATGTAAAAGAATGTTATAACACAACCTCATGAAACCATAACTTAACTAAGCAAACACCACAAGTATCTTCAGTAAAAATCAGatttttcaagtttcatattcATAACCTTAAGACACCATGTTAAATCAAGTTTAAGGTACCAAAACAAGCAAGTCATACATCAAACAAGAGTTTATGTTAGGTATTCAATGTCCAGCTCTTGGACTTGCAAAGAAAACAAACACACTACCTGCCTAAGTGCTGCATTAGAATTTTGTTGCTGGTTCTTCCCAGACCACTGAACAGCCTCCATGAGCACATCCCACAACATGCGAATAACCTCTAAATCAGGAAATTTAGCATCCTTAACTTGCTGCTTGACAGTCTCAATCACTTCAGATATTGCAGCCTCATCATTGATCATGGTGGTCAATGTTGACTTTATCTCCTTAAGTTTAACTTCAAACATCTTCTTTTCATTGTACTCAACAAGGCTAGTCAGACCTTGTTTGCTGAGGGCCATGCACAAATAAGAATATtatcaaaaagaaaaataaagttcatagctttACAAAGTTAcacatgaagacataatggaacTGAAACCAAAGATTCAACACAACAAATTCCATGCTTCAAAATAGAAAAAAGTAAGAGAAAGAATATTACTTGAAATGCTCAGATAAAGCCTCAGAGGTTCTCTTAGCTGATGGGAAGAAGTCCAACAGATTGTCCTCCATTTTGCCCTTCTTCAAAAGTGCAATCAAATCATCCAAGCTGTTTTCCTTGAGG is part of the Miscanthus floridulus cultivar M001 chromosome 9, ASM1932011v1, whole genome shotgun sequence genome and encodes:
- the LOC136483771 gene encoding uncharacterized protein; the protein is MSSKEKPTLGGTRIKTRKRNIAAPLDPASFSDAIVQIYLDNGGDLELVAKSIESLDLNFSRYGDTFFEVVFVGGRTQPGTIKPEEGDRHPYSVLDCAAQRETILPFVLYIQKTLRRKPFLIKNLENVMRKFLQSLEFFEENERKKLAIFTALAFSQKLSGLPPETVFQPLLKDNLVAKGIVLSFITEFFKEYLKENSLDDLIALLKKGKMEDNLLDFFPSAKRTSEALSEHFNKQGLTSLVEYNEKKMFEVKLKEIKSTLTTMINDEAAISEVIETVKQQVKDAKFPDLEVIRMLWDVLMEAVQWSGKNQQQNSNAALRQVKAWAELLNAFCTSGRLELELIYKVQTQCYEDAKLMKLFPEIIRTLYDQDVLAEDTVLLWFRKGSNPKGRQSFVKALEPFVKWLEEAEEEE